One window of Sinorhizobium numidicum genomic DNA carries:
- a CDS encoding alpha/beta fold hydrolase: protein MSSRITTRDGVEIYYKDWGPKDGPVVVLSHGWPLSSDSWEAQAFHLANNGLRVITHDRRGHGRSSQPWEGNDMDHYADDLADLIEQLDLKDIFLAGFSTGGGEISRYIGRHGTGRVAKAGLISAVPPLMVKTDTNPGGLPKEVFDDLQAASLADRSQLYRDIASGPFFGFNRPGMKPSQGMIDSFWLQGMMAGHKNTYDSIVAFSQTDFTEDLKKFDVPTLIIHGDDDQIVPIDAAARASKKLVPHATLKVYPGAPHGLADTHKQELNNDLLEFARS, encoded by the coding sequence ATGAGCAGCAGGATCACCACTCGCGACGGCGTCGAAATCTACTATAAGGACTGGGGCCCGAAGGATGGCCCGGTCGTTGTGCTCAGCCATGGCTGGCCGCTGTCGTCCGACAGTTGGGAAGCCCAGGCTTTCCATCTCGCCAATAACGGCTTGCGTGTGATCACCCATGACCGCCGCGGCCACGGCCGCTCCAGCCAACCTTGGGAAGGCAACGACATGGATCACTATGCCGACGATCTCGCCGACCTGATCGAGCAACTGGACCTAAAGGACATCTTCCTTGCCGGCTTCTCGACCGGCGGCGGCGAAATTTCTCGCTATATCGGCCGCCACGGCACCGGCCGTGTGGCCAAAGCGGGCCTGATCTCTGCGGTGCCGCCGCTGATGGTCAAGACCGACACGAACCCCGGCGGCCTGCCGAAGGAGGTGTTCGACGATCTCCAGGCGGCGAGCCTTGCCGATCGTTCACAGCTTTACAGGGACATCGCCTCCGGTCCGTTCTTCGGCTTCAACCGGCCGGGCATGAAGCCTTCGCAAGGTATGATCGACAGCTTCTGGCTGCAGGGCATGATGGCCGGTCACAAAAACACCTACGATTCGATCGTCGCCTTTTCGCAGACCGACTTCACTGAAGATCTGAAGAAGTTCGACGTACCGACACTCATCATTCACGGCGACGACGATCAGATCGTGCCGATCGACGCGGCGGCGCGCGCCTCGAAGAAACTCGTCCCGCATGCGACCCTCAAGGTCTATCCGGGCGCCCCGCACGGCCTCGCTGACACTCACAAGCAGGAGCTCAACAACGACCTCCTGGAGTTCGCAAGGTCTTAA
- a CDS encoding MarR family winged helix-turn-helix transcriptional regulator translates to MAKADVPASDDLMKLDNFLCFAIYSANHAFTRVYKPLLDELELTYPQYLVMVVLWEKDDQTVGSLGEKLFLESSTLTPMLKRLEAMGYVSRVRDKADERQVRVRLTDTGRALRAKAKAVPLGIAGATEMEPAEISRLKQEIAALRASLLK, encoded by the coding sequence ATGGCAAAAGCAGACGTTCCCGCCTCCGACGACCTTATGAAGCTCGACAATTTCCTGTGTTTTGCAATCTATTCCGCGAACCACGCCTTCACGCGCGTCTACAAGCCGCTTTTGGACGAGCTAGAACTCACCTATCCGCAATACCTCGTGATGGTCGTGCTATGGGAAAAGGACGACCAGACCGTTGGCAGCCTGGGTGAAAAGCTGTTTCTCGAATCGAGTACCCTCACGCCGATGCTGAAACGCCTTGAGGCGATGGGTTATGTTTCGAGGGTTCGCGACAAGGCCGATGAGCGGCAAGTGCGGGTGCGGCTGACCGACACCGGTCGCGCGCTGCGGGCGAAGGCGAAAGCCGTCCCCCTTGGGATCGCCGGCGCCACGGAAATGGAGCCCGCGGAAATTTCCCGGCTCAAACAGGAGATTGCAGCGCTTCGTGCATCGCTGCTGAAATGA
- a CDS encoding branched-chain amino acid ABC transporter substrate-binding protein produces the protein MKKSLLSAVALTAMVAFSGTAWADILVGVGGPLTGPNAAFGAQLQKGAEQAAADINAAGGINGEQIKIVLGDDVSDAKQGVSVANKFVADGVKFVVGHFNSGVSIPASEIYAENGVLQITPASTNPQFTERGLWNTFRTCGRDDQQGAVAGAYIAANFKDAKVAVVHDKTPYGQGLADETKKSMNEAGVTEALYEGINTGDKDFSALIAKMKQAGVSIVYYGGLHTEAGLIMRQMKDQGLKATMMSGDGIVSNELASIAGDAVDGTLMTFAPDPRKSPAAKELVEKFRASGFEPEAYTLYAYAALQVIADGAKAAGGNDPQAVAEALKAKGPFKTAIGELSFDEKGDITRPDYVMYTWKKGEDGKYSYFQNE, from the coding sequence ATGAAAAAGTCTCTTCTGTCGGCTGTAGCGCTGACAGCAATGGTCGCTTTCAGCGGCACCGCATGGGCTGACATTCTCGTCGGTGTTGGTGGTCCGCTGACCGGCCCGAATGCGGCTTTCGGCGCCCAGCTCCAGAAAGGTGCGGAGCAGGCGGCTGCCGACATCAATGCTGCAGGCGGCATCAACGGCGAACAGATCAAGATCGTACTCGGCGATGACGTTTCCGACGCCAAGCAGGGCGTTTCGGTCGCCAACAAGTTCGTCGCCGATGGCGTGAAGTTCGTCGTTGGCCACTTCAACTCGGGCGTTTCCATTCCGGCTTCGGAAATCTACGCCGAGAACGGCGTTCTGCAGATCACGCCAGCGTCGACGAATCCGCAGTTCACCGAGCGCGGTCTCTGGAACACCTTCCGCACCTGCGGCCGCGACGACCAGCAGGGCGCAGTTGCCGGCGCCTATATTGCCGCCAACTTCAAGGACGCAAAAGTCGCGGTCGTTCACGACAAGACGCCCTATGGCCAGGGCCTTGCCGATGAAACCAAGAAGTCGATGAACGAAGCCGGCGTCACCGAGGCACTCTACGAAGGCATCAACACCGGCGACAAGGACTTCTCCGCGCTCATCGCCAAGATGAAGCAAGCCGGCGTTTCGATCGTCTATTACGGCGGCCTGCACACCGAAGCCGGTCTCATCATGCGTCAGATGAAGGACCAGGGCCTGAAGGCAACGATGATGTCGGGCGACGGTATCGTCTCGAACGAGTTGGCCTCGATCGCCGGTGACGCCGTCGACGGCACGCTGATGACCTTTGCACCGGATCCGCGCAAGAGCCCGGCCGCCAAGGAGCTCGTTGAGAAGTTCCGCGCCTCGGGCTTCGAACCGGAGGCCTACACGCTCTATGCCTATGCGGCCCTTCAAGTGATCGCAGACGGTGCCAAGGCAGCCGGCGGAAATGATCCGCAGGCTGTCGCAGAAGCCCTCAAGGCCAAGGGCCCGTTCAAGACCGCGATCGGCGAGCTCAGCTTCGACGAAAAGGGCGACATTACCCGTCCGGACTACGTCATGTACACCTGGAAGAAGGGTGAAGACGGCAAGTACAGCTACTTCCAGAACGAATAG
- a CDS encoding DUF6867 family protein, with product MQGILYEEASIWQFLFITCVLGGWTAWRTGKSVAESWHGVPRLLLYVALLGWGIRFIHHALFGGTMFSLQYYIVDTIVLLLFATAGFRYYRTKQMTNIYYWLYEKASPFSWKAK from the coding sequence ATGCAGGGAATTCTCTACGAAGAAGCGTCGATCTGGCAGTTTCTGTTCATCACCTGTGTTCTCGGCGGCTGGACCGCGTGGAGGACCGGGAAAAGCGTCGCGGAAAGCTGGCACGGCGTTCCGCGGCTGCTGCTCTATGTGGCATTGCTGGGCTGGGGCATCCGTTTCATCCATCATGCTCTCTTCGGTGGCACGATGTTCAGCCTGCAATACTATATCGTGGACACGATCGTCCTTTTGTTGTTTGCTACCGCCGGTTTCCGGTACTACCGGACCAAGCAGATGACTAACATCTACTATTGGCTTTATGAAAAAGCCTCGCCTTTCTCCTGGAAGGCCAAATAA